From a single Ciona intestinalis unplaced genomic scaffold, KH HT000120.2, whole genome shotgun sequence genomic region:
- the LOC100187007 gene encoding elongation factor 1-gamma-A-like, translated as MPGKLYTYPDNFRAQKIQIAAQYSGVKLELAEFVAGETNKCPDFLKKFPLGQVPAYENGDVKLFDTNAIAYYVGNEVTRGNNNEAEVLQWIGIADNEFLPSACTWVFPTLGIMQYNKQATEKAKQDVKSLMEMVNNHLLTRTYLVGERITQADISMACTLIMLYKNVMDPDFRAPFGNVNRWFVTLINQPEFKSVLGEVNLCTKMAQFDAKKFNEISGKPAKKEPTPKKPAEKKEKAAGDSKPAAAPAEPAPEKKKDPWADSPKPTFDMDAWKRCYSNRDAPFAWKYFIENFPKETYSIWRGKYQYSDQLKQDFMASNLIGGTFQRLEKMRKNAFAVVLVLEKDKKFDIDGIWVWLGDKLAFELCEDWKTDYESYKWSKLDLDNAADEKTIKEFFACEGDFEGRNYIDGKMYK; from the coding sequence ATGCCCGGAAAGCTTTATACATACCCAGACAATTTTCGCGCACAAAAGATCCAAATTGCAGCTCAATACAGCGGGGTGAAGTTGGAGTTAGCAGAATTCGTTGCCGGCGAAACAAACAAATGCCCAGATTTTCTGAAAAAGTTCCCGTTGGGCCAAGTGCCGGCGTACGAAAACGGAGATGTGAAATTGTTTGACACAAATGCGATTGCGTATTATGTTGGGAATGAAGTTACTAGAGGCAACAACAACGAAGCTGAGGTTCTGCAATGGATTGGAATCGCCGACAACGAGTTCTTGCCGTCTGCGTGCACGTGGGTGTTCCCAACGCTCGGTATAATGCAATACAATAAGCAAGCTACAGAAAAAGCGAAGCAGGACGTCAAATCACTCATGGAAATGGTAAATAACCACTTGCTTACCCGCACGTATTTAGTTGGTGAAAGAATTACCCAAGCAGATATTTCAATGGCTTGTACATTGATTATGTTGTACAAAAATGTAATGGACCCAGATTTCCGCGCCCCATTCGGAAACGTAAACCGCTGGTTTGTTACCTTGATCAATCAGCCAGAATTTAAGTCCGTCCTCGGAGAGGTCAATCTTTGTACGAAGATGGCGCAGTTCGATGCTAAAAAGTTCAACGAAATATCTGGGAAACCGGCAAAGAAGGAGCCAACTCCTAAGAAACCAGCCGAGAAGAAAGAAAAAGCAGCAGGGGATTCTAAACCAGCTGCTGCACCAGCGGAGCCGGCGCCGGAAAAAAAGAAAGACCCGTGGGCTGATTCTCCAAAACCCACATTCGATATGGATGCTTGGAAGAGATGTTATTCTAATCGAGATGCTCCTTTTGCATGGAAGTACTTCATCGAAAATTTTCCCAAAGAAACCTACTCGATCTGGAGAGGCAAATACCAATACTCTGATCAACTTAAACAGGATTTTATGGCGTCCAATTTAATCGGTGGTACTTTTCAACGACTGGAAAAGATGCGCAAAAATGCTTTTGCAGTTGTTTTAGTTCTggaaaaagacaaaaaatttGACATTGACGGCATTTGGGTTTGGTTGGGTGACAAACTGGCTTTTGAGTTGTGTGAAGACTGGAAAACAGATTACGAAAGTTACAAATGGTCGAAGCTCGACTTAGACAACGCAGCGGATGAGAAAACTATCAAAGAATTCTTCGCATGCGAGGGTGATTTTGAAGGAAGAAACTACATTGACGggaaaatgtataaataa
- the LOC100182253 gene encoding steroid receptor RNA activator 1-like: MEAGGPGWNDPPKLAYANAPKRRNLLNKRVSHLTDETKAVTSAVPLFTPTISDVNSKVTIMLPENVSSGITSTVDDKTPEHTDDGLEPVDIVGELLNLTQICEEQCTTSGAQDIRKKLELLQNSMDAGDVSKDVVTKMEMLTKELLGHNYQQAWNIHVELMCNHVSEVRNWMVGVKRLISELRNLKN, translated from the exons ATGGAGGCTGGTGGGCCTGGATGGAATGATCCACCAAAACTAGCTTATGCAAACGCACCCAAACGTCGTAACTTACTGAATAAAAGGGTTTCGCATCTGACTGATGAAACGAAAGCTGTGACTTCAGCTGTGCCATTATTTACACCAACTATAAGCGACGTAAACAGCAAAGTTACGATTATGTTGCCCGAGAACGTATCAAGTGGCATCACAAGTACTGTAGATGATAAAACACCTGAACATACTGATGATGGTTTAGAACCTGTGGATATTGTCGGTGAATTGTTAAATTTGACACAAATTTGTGAAGAGCAGTGCACG ACATCGGGTGCACAAGATATAAGAAAGAAACTTGAACTTCTACAAAACAGCATGGATGCAGGAGATGTGTCAAAGGATGTGGTTACAAAGATGGAAATGTTAACTAAAGAATTACTTGGCCATAATTACCAACAAGCTTGGAATATTCATGTTGAATTAATGTGTAATCATGTTTCAGAA GTTCGAAACTGGATGGTTGGAGTCAAAAGATTAATCAGTGAATTAAGGAATCTAAAAAACTAA
- the LOC100184615 gene encoding tyrosine-protein kinase Btk29A — MYYIIIDLKVTQQQDETDSVVALYDFEPQEAGDVGLVADEVYTVLETSRPHWWKVRNKRGEEGYVPANYVKYRTKDGLETMSWFQRDMTRQRAEYLLKQDGKEGNFIVRNSSQPSVVYTLSIVTKGGQINGPAIVKHYHIRKNQNDEFYLSEKHFLPTIKELINYHKHNAGGLVTRLRQAPVSIAGNSQPATHLFSNSHWEIDINELQFMKELGSGQFGVVQLASIRGKQLVAVKIMKEGTMEEDHFIEEAEVMTKLTHPNLVELYGVVVKQRPICIVTEFMEEGCLLDYIRKHTHLQNHPETLLDMSCQICSAMKYLETNNLIHRDLAARNCLVGKNMLVKVADFGLTRYVLDDEYTSSLGSKFPIKWAAPEVLNFTKFSSKSDVWAFGILMWELFTGGKMPYRALSNTEVVERVAVGHRLERPQSCPHDVYLLMLKTWDMEPEKRPSFEILSMEIEDIVDIVNAACMPEGMYDVE; from the exons ATGTATTATATCATTATAGATTTGAAAGTGACACAACAACAAGATGAGACAGATAGCGTTGTTGCTTTGTATGATTTTGAA CCCCAAGAAGCTGGTGATGTGGGATTAGTAGCGGATGAGGTTTACACAGTGTTGGAAACAAGTCGACCACATTGGTGGAAGGTTCGCAACAAACGAGGGGAGGAGGGGTACGTGCCAGCTAATTATGTAAAGTATCGGACGAAAGATGGTTTAGAAACAATGAG TTGGTTTCAGCGCGATATGACTCGACAACGAGCcgaatatttattaaagcaaGATGGAAAAGAAGGGAATTTTATCGTTCGTAATTCATCCCAGCCCTCAGTGGTTTATACTTTATCTATCGTTACTAAAGGAGGACA AATTAATGGACCAGCTATCGTGAAGCATTACCATataagaaaaaatcaaaatgatGAATTTTATCTTTCGGAAAAACATTTCTTGCCAACTATAAAGGAATTGATCAACTACCACAAACATAACGCTGGAG GTTTAGTTACGAGGCTACGGCAAGCTCCAGTATCAATAGCGGGGAATTCCCAGCCAGCCACCCATCTGTTCAGCAACTCACATTGGGAGATTGATATCAACGAACTACAGTTCATGAAAGAACTTGGAAGCG GACAGTTTGGTGTGGTTCAACTTGCATCAATACGTGGCAAACAACTGGTTGCTGTGAAAATAATGAAGGAAGGGACGATGGAGGAGGATCATTTTATTGAAGAGGCCGAAGTTATGAC TAAACTGACCCACCCGAACCTTGTTGAGTTATACGGGGTTGTCGTGAAACAGCGACCGATCTGTATTGTCACTGAGTTTATGGAAGAAGGTTGTTTGCTGGATTATATTCGGAAACATACGCACCTACAGAACCATCCGGAAACTTTACTAGATATGTCTTGCcag ATATGTTCTGCTATGAAATATcttgaaacaaataatttaattcaTCGTGATCTGGCTGCAAGGAATTGCTTGGTTGGGAAAAACATGTTGGTGAAAGTAGCCGACTTTGGTCTGACCAG ATATGTTCTTGATGATGAATACACCAGCTCGCTTGGGAGCAAATTCCCCATCAAATGGGCGGCCCCGGAAGTTTTGAACTTTACTAAATTTAGCTCAAAGTCGGATGTTTGGGCATTTGGAATTCTAATGTGGGAACTTTTTACAG gAGGCAAAATGCCGTACAGAGCATTAAGCAACACCGAGGTTGTAGAACGAGTTGCCGTCGGTCATCGGTTGGAACGACCACAAAGTTGCCCTCATGATGTTTATCTACTTATGTTGAAAACATGGGACATGGAGCCAGAAAAACGGCCGTCGTTTGAAATCCTTTCAATGGAAATTGAAGATATTGTTGACATTGTGAATGCAGCGTGCATGCCAGAGGGAATGTACGATGTGGAGTGA